One Roseomonas gilardii subsp. gilardii genomic region harbors:
- a CDS encoding aldo/keto reductase, whose amino-acid sequence MRQRLLGKSGLKVSAIGFGCMGLNFGYANKVGKQEGIALIRAAVERGVTFFDTAEVYGPFTNEEMVGEALAPVREQVVIATKFGFAIDPATGSQTGLDSHPERIRAVCDASLKRLGVEAIDLFYQHRVDPAVPIEEVAGAVKELIQAGKVRHFGLSEPGAQTVRRAHAVQPVTALQNEYSLWTRGPETNGILETCEELGIGFVPYSPLGKGFLTGAMSRDTKLGEGDFRNLLPRFTPEAMEKNQALVDLLKRIAATKKRTPAQIALAWLLAQKPWIVPIPGTTRLHRLEENLGADEVVLEAADLEEIRQAAAGIQVEGERYPAQLLATTGR is encoded by the coding sequence ATGCGGCAACGCCTTCTCGGCAAGAGTGGCCTCAAGGTCTCGGCCATCGGCTTCGGCTGCATGGGGCTGAACTTCGGCTACGCGAACAAGGTCGGCAAGCAGGAGGGGATCGCGCTGATCCGCGCGGCGGTGGAACGCGGCGTCACCTTCTTCGACACGGCCGAGGTCTATGGCCCCTTCACCAATGAGGAGATGGTCGGCGAAGCCCTCGCGCCCGTGCGGGAGCAGGTCGTCATCGCCACCAAGTTCGGCTTCGCGATCGACCCCGCCACGGGCAGCCAGACCGGGCTGGACAGCCACCCCGAACGCATCCGCGCGGTCTGCGACGCCTCGCTCAAGCGCCTGGGCGTCGAGGCGATCGACCTCTTCTACCAGCATCGCGTCGATCCGGCCGTCCCGATCGAGGAGGTCGCCGGCGCGGTCAAGGAGCTGATCCAGGCGGGCAAGGTACGGCATTTCGGCCTCTCGGAACCCGGCGCGCAGACCGTGCGCCGCGCCCATGCGGTTCAGCCGGTCACCGCCTTGCAGAACGAGTACTCGCTCTGGACACGCGGTCCGGAAACGAACGGCATCCTGGAGACCTGCGAGGAGCTGGGCATCGGCTTTGTGCCTTACAGCCCGCTCGGCAAAGGCTTCCTGACCGGAGCGATGAGCAGGGACACGAAACTCGGCGAAGGCGATTTCCGCAACCTCCTGCCGCGCTTCACGCCGGAGGCCATGGAGAAGAACCAGGCGCTGGTCGATCTGCTGAAGCGCATCGCCGCCACGAAGAAGAGGACGCCGGCCCAGATCGCGCTCGCCTGGCTGCTGGCGCAGAAGCCCTGGATCGTGCCCATCCCCGGCACCACCAGGCTGCACCGGCTGGAGGAGAATCTCGGTGCGGACGAGGTCGTGCTGGAGGCAGCCGATCTCGAGGAGATCCGGCAGGCCGCCGCCGGAATCCAGGTCGAGGGCGAACGCTATCCGGCGCAGCTCCTGGCCACGACCGGGCGCTGA
- a CDS encoding L-lactate permease: MVTLWSIKPFKSLFAAGGALSGWVLAIPVPWLHRLVEKMPPIAAAPAPYDAIYRLDWFSATGTAIFLAALLSALLLRQRPLETVRTFGETLAELRTPIYSIGMVLAFAFIANYSGLSATLALALAHTGAAFPFFSPFLGWVGVFLTGSDTSSNALFGALQATTAQQIGVSDILMVAANTTGGVTGKMISPQSIAIACAAVGLVGRESDLFRFTVRHSLAFAAMVGLLTLAQAYWLTGMIP; the protein is encoded by the coding sequence ATGGTGACGCTGTGGAGCATCAAGCCCTTCAAGAGCCTCTTCGCCGCGGGCGGGGCGCTCAGCGGCTGGGTCCTCGCCATCCCCGTGCCCTGGCTGCACCGGCTGGTCGAGAAGATGCCGCCGATCGCCGCCGCACCGGCGCCCTATGACGCGATCTACCGCCTCGACTGGTTCTCCGCGACCGGCACGGCGATCTTCCTGGCCGCCCTGCTCTCGGCCCTGCTGCTGCGCCAGCGGCCGCTGGAGACGGTGCGGACCTTCGGGGAAACGCTGGCCGAGCTGCGCACGCCGATCTATTCCATCGGCATGGTGCTGGCCTTCGCCTTCATCGCCAATTATTCCGGCCTCTCGGCGACCCTGGCGCTCGCCCTGGCGCATACCGGGGCGGCCTTCCCCTTCTTCTCGCCCTTCCTGGGCTGGGTCGGCGTCTTCCTGACCGGCTCGGACACCTCCTCGAACGCGCTCTTCGGCGCCTTGCAGGCGACGACGGCGCAGCAGATCGGGGTGTCCGACATCCTGATGGTGGCGGCGAACACCACCGGCGGCGTGACGGGCAAGATGATCTCGCCGCAGTCGATCGCCATCGCCTGCGCCGCGGTGGGGCTGGTGGGACGTGAATCCGACCTCTTCCGCTTCACGGTGCGGCACAGCCTGGCCTTCGCCGCGATGGTCGGCCTGCTGACCCTGGCACAGGCCTATTGGCTCACCGGGATGATCCCCTGA
- a CDS encoding lactate permease LctP family transporter: MSAWPQNYDPLGNIWLSSLIAFVPIAFFFVALTVLRLKGYVASTITVALALAVAMLLYGMPAGQALASGAYGFVYGLWPIAWIIIGAVFLYKISVRTGQFEVVRASILSITEDQRLQLLIVGFSFGAFLEGAAGFGAPVAITAALLVGLGFRPLYAAGLCLIVNTAPVAFGAMGIPIIVAGQVTGLDPFVIGQMAGRQLPFMTLIVLFWVMAIMDGWRGVRETWPAVVVAGGSFAIVQFLTSNLIGPELPDITSSLASLLCLTLFLRVWKPARIFRFETAEAEMSGLVRAQPAGAQVTAIGAAATPPRAAIRRARSPWPGRPS, from the coding sequence ATGTCGGCTTGGCCGCAGAACTACGACCCATTGGGCAATATCTGGCTGTCGAGCCTGATCGCCTTCGTGCCGATCGCCTTCTTCTTCGTCGCGCTGACGGTGCTGCGGCTGAAAGGCTATGTCGCCAGCACGATCACGGTGGCGCTCGCCCTCGCGGTCGCCATGCTGCTCTACGGCATGCCGGCGGGGCAGGCCCTGGCCTCCGGGGCCTACGGCTTCGTCTACGGGCTCTGGCCGATCGCCTGGATCATCATCGGGGCGGTGTTCCTCTACAAGATCTCGGTCCGGACAGGACAGTTCGAGGTCGTGCGCGCCTCGATCCTCTCGATCACGGAGGACCAGCGGCTGCAACTGCTGATCGTCGGCTTCTCCTTCGGCGCCTTCCTGGAAGGCGCGGCGGGCTTCGGCGCGCCGGTCGCGATCACCGCCGCGCTGCTGGTCGGCCTGGGTTTCCGCCCGCTCTACGCGGCGGGGCTCTGCCTGATCGTGAACACGGCGCCGGTGGCCTTCGGGGCCATGGGCATCCCCATCATCGTGGCGGGGCAGGTGACGGGGCTGGACCCCTTCGTCATCGGCCAGATGGCGGGCCGCCAGCTTCCCTTCATGACGCTCATCGTGCTGTTCTGGGTCATGGCCATCATGGATGGCTGGCGCGGCGTCCGGGAGACCTGGCCGGCCGTCGTGGTCGCGGGTGGCTCCTTCGCCATCGTGCAGTTCCTGACCTCGAACCTCATCGGCCCAGAGCTGCCGGACATCACCTCCTCCCTGGCCTCCCTGCTCTGCCTCACCCTCTTCCTGCGCGTCTGGAAGCCGGCGCGGATCTTCCGCTTCGAGACGGCGGAGGCGGAGATGTCGGGCCTGGTCCGGGCGCAGCCCGCCGGGGCGCAGGTCACGGCGATCGGCGCTGCGGCAACGCCCCCGCGCGCCGCTATACGGCGGGCGAGATCGCCCTGGCCTGGTCGCCCTTCCTGA
- a CDS encoding VOC family protein, with translation MSIPKVELSPPFNITRSSHVRYRVRDLDKSLRFYTEVLGLVVSDQEGNVAYLRGIEESCHHSVVLAASEDGPSAECLGMRVASEADLHRARDHFIAAGGTAGFVERAHQGPTLLTSFGPGTPPIELCSGMPVLPRTLNNFPAQKGGRALRLDHYQCVVPDVPGTVAKFMGLGFRPSKYTTHAETGKLLSIFLTRKNNPHDIVLAQAAGPRLHHVAFVVSDLQTMLRAADIAGNLGYGRDVEHGPGRHGPPNGIFLYFRDPDGHRIEFILPPMQFMDPEDVPNAWDSTQGISLVPWGSGPPQQWREQMTHFTGIEPAGGTLARWTSLSGT, from the coding sequence GTGTCCATTCCGAAGGTAGAGCTTTCACCGCCCTTCAACATCACGCGGTCCAGCCATGTGAGGTACCGCGTCAGGGACCTGGATAAGAGCCTCCGCTTCTACACCGAGGTGCTCGGCCTGGTGGTCAGCGACCAGGAAGGCAACGTCGCCTATCTGCGGGGCATCGAGGAAAGCTGTCATCACAGCGTCGTCCTCGCCGCGTCGGAGGATGGCCCCTCCGCCGAATGCCTGGGGATGCGCGTCGCCTCCGAGGCGGACCTGCACCGCGCGCGCGACCATTTCATCGCCGCCGGCGGCACCGCCGGGTTCGTGGAGCGCGCCCATCAGGGGCCGACGCTGCTCACCTCCTTCGGGCCGGGCACGCCGCCGATCGAACTGTGCTCCGGCATGCCGGTCCTGCCCCGGACGCTCAACAACTTCCCGGCGCAGAAAGGCGGGCGGGCGCTCCGGCTCGATCACTACCAGTGCGTCGTGCCGGACGTGCCGGGCACCGTGGCGAAGTTCATGGGGCTGGGCTTCCGCCCGTCCAAGTACACGACCCATGCCGAGACCGGCAAACTGCTGAGTATCTTCCTCACGCGCAAGAACAACCCGCACGACATCGTCCTGGCGCAGGCCGCCGGGCCGCGCCTGCATCACGTGGCCTTCGTCGTGTCCGATCTGCAGACGATGCTGCGGGCGGCTGATATCGCCGGCAATCTCGGCTATGGCCGCGATGTCGAGCATGGGCCGGGCCGGCATGGGCCGCCCAACGGGATCTTCCTCTATTTCCGCGACCCGGACGGGCACAGGATCGAGTTCATCCTGCCGCCCATGCAGTTCATGGACCCGGAGGACGTGCCGAATGCCTGGGATTCGACCCAGGGCATCTCGCTGGTGCCCTGGGGCAGTGGCCCGCCGCAGCAGTGGCGGGAGCAGATGACGCACTTCACCGGCATCGAGCCGGCGGGGGGCACGCTCGCCCGATGGACATCCCTCAGCGGCACGTGA
- a CDS encoding ABC transporter substrate-binding protein, with the protein MANKLRLTLAIAEHPHTSAIRDGSIPIEGVDAEIITVKPQIGAFRRMVRDVEFDVCELAPTTYIIARAHGAPFVALPIFVVRRFHHSGMLVRPDAGIATPKDLEGKKVGVRAYSVTTGVWLRQALMDDCGLDASKVTWVVDDEEHVTQLRLPPNVIHAPEGRSLADMMAAGELSAGVEGAAGIGRTGAPTGGWQEVEADYPDLLPNAAELEADYHRRTGVYPMHGTIVVKDSVLAGHPWVAKSLYDAFDRAKREWLERVRTEGPKNATEKKYMKLTEIVGPDPLPYGIEENLATIKALEETAFRQGLTPRRMRIDELFVDPARVPERT; encoded by the coding sequence ATGGCCAACAAACTCCGCCTGACGCTGGCGATCGCCGAGCATCCGCACACCTCCGCGATCCGCGACGGATCGATCCCGATCGAAGGCGTCGATGCCGAGATCATCACCGTGAAGCCGCAGATCGGCGCGTTCCGCCGCATGGTCCGCGACGTCGAGTTCGATGTCTGCGAGCTGGCGCCGACGACCTACATCATCGCGCGGGCCCATGGCGCGCCCTTCGTGGCCCTGCCGATCTTCGTGGTCCGGCGCTTCCACCATTCGGGCATGCTGGTCCGCCCCGATGCGGGCATCGCCACGCCCAAGGATCTGGAAGGAAAGAAGGTCGGCGTCCGCGCCTATTCGGTGACGACGGGCGTGTGGCTGCGGCAGGCGCTGATGGACGACTGCGGGTTGGATGCGTCGAAGGTCACCTGGGTGGTCGATGACGAGGAGCATGTCACCCAGCTCAGGCTCCCACCCAATGTCATCCACGCGCCGGAGGGGCGCAGCCTCGCTGACATGATGGCCGCGGGCGAGCTTTCCGCCGGGGTCGAGGGCGCGGCCGGGATCGGGCGCACCGGCGCGCCGACCGGTGGTTGGCAGGAGGTCGAGGCCGACTATCCGGACCTTCTGCCCAACGCGGCGGAGCTCGAGGCGGACTACCACCGCCGCACCGGCGTCTATCCGATGCACGGCACCATCGTGGTCAAGGATTCCGTCCTCGCCGGGCATCCCTGGGTCGCGAAGTCCCTCTACGACGCCTTCGACCGTGCCAAGCGCGAATGGCTGGAGCGGGTGCGCACCGAGGGGCCGAAGAACGCCACCGAGAAGAAGTACATGAAGCTGACCGAGATCGTCGGCCCCGACCCCCTGCCCTATGGCATCGAGGAGAATCTGGCGACGATCAAGGCGCTGGAGGAGACCGCCTTCAGGCAGGGCCTCACCCCGCGCCGGATGCGCATCGACGAGCTCTTCGTCGATCCCGCCCGCGTTCCCGAGCGGACCTGA
- a CDS encoding LysR family transcriptional regulator codes for MQREDLVDLAAFATVAEEQSFTKAAARLGTSQSALSHTIRRLEARLGVRLLTRTTRRVAPTQAGERLLRVLGPALDTIAAELVSLGQLRDRPAGMVRITTSEHAAHDVLWPVLERLLPEYPDIQVELSVSGSLTDIVAERFDAGVRLGESIDKDMVAVRIGPDLRMAVVGSPAYWAEHPRPVTPQDLNGHRCINLRLPTAGGLYAWEFGKDGRELRVRVDGQLVFNSVSLVLRAALAGLGLACVMEDHVRTHLVEGSLVRVLEDWCPPFAGYHLYYPSRRQPSAAFALLVESLRYRG; via the coding sequence ATGCAACGCGAGGACCTTGTCGATCTGGCCGCCTTCGCCACGGTCGCGGAGGAGCAGAGCTTCACGAAGGCCGCAGCCAGGCTCGGCACGTCGCAATCGGCTCTCAGCCACACCATACGGCGGCTGGAAGCACGGCTGGGCGTCCGACTACTGACCCGTACCACACGGCGGGTGGCACCGACCCAGGCCGGCGAGAGGCTGCTGCGTGTCCTGGGCCCGGCCCTGGACACCATCGCCGCCGAACTCGTCTCCCTGGGCCAGTTGCGCGACCGGCCCGCCGGCATGGTCCGGATCACGACATCCGAGCATGCGGCGCATGACGTGCTCTGGCCTGTCCTGGAGCGCCTTCTGCCGGAATATCCCGACATACAGGTCGAACTCTCGGTCAGCGGCAGCCTGACGGATATCGTGGCGGAGCGTTTCGATGCGGGCGTGCGCCTCGGCGAATCCATCGACAAGGATATGGTCGCGGTCCGGATCGGGCCGGATCTGCGGATGGCGGTGGTCGGCTCTCCCGCCTACTGGGCGGAACACCCCCGCCCCGTGACACCTCAGGATCTCAACGGGCACCGCTGCATCAACCTGCGCCTGCCGACAGCCGGGGGCCTCTATGCCTGGGAGTTCGGAAAGGATGGGCGCGAGCTGCGGGTCCGGGTCGATGGGCAGTTGGTCTTCAACTCCGTTTCCCTCGTCCTGCGCGCGGCCCTGGCTGGCCTCGGGCTGGCCTGCGTGATGGAAGACCATGTCCGCACCCATCTCGTGGAAGGCAGCCTGGTCCGGGTGCTGGAAGACTGGTGCCCTCCTTTCGCTGGCTACCACCTCTACTATCCGAGCCGGCGCCAACCCTCGGCAGCCTTCGCGCTTCTGGTCGAAAGCCTCAGGTATCGCGGCTGA
- a CDS encoding amidohydrolase family protein: MSSIIDIHPHVISDDEGRYPPAPLFGKRSDWSQERPCTVETLVAAMDDAGVDKAAVVHSSTTYGFDNSYVVEACSRYPGRLVAVGSVDVLEPDAVDTIRRWVDKGLKGLRLFTGGSTKEFDPSELDDPRAFPAWELCGELGLPMCIQTGAIGLPQVTALARRFPDVPIILDHLARPDVTDGPPYAAAQSLFDLAAIPSIHLKLTPRIMGDSRKGAATPETFFPKLVQEFGADRLAWGSNFPTSPGTLAEIRKTAEERLSSLSEADRATIFGRTAQRLYPALTD; the protein is encoded by the coding sequence ATGTCATCGATCATCGATATCCATCCGCACGTCATTTCGGACGATGAGGGGCGATATCCGCCAGCGCCCCTGTTCGGCAAGCGGTCGGACTGGTCCCAGGAGCGTCCCTGCACGGTCGAGACGCTGGTCGCGGCGATGGACGATGCCGGGGTGGACAAGGCGGCCGTCGTGCATTCCTCGACCACCTACGGCTTCGACAACAGCTATGTCGTCGAAGCCTGCAGCCGGTATCCAGGCCGCCTCGTGGCCGTCGGCTCGGTGGATGTGCTGGAGCCGGATGCCGTGGACACCATCCGGCGCTGGGTGGACAAGGGCCTCAAGGGGCTGCGCCTTTTCACGGGCGGCAGCACCAAGGAGTTCGATCCCAGCGAGCTCGACGACCCTCGCGCCTTCCCGGCCTGGGAGCTGTGCGGCGAACTCGGCCTGCCGATGTGCATCCAGACCGGTGCGATCGGGCTGCCGCAGGTGACCGCCCTCGCCCGGCGGTTCCCGGACGTGCCGATCATCCTCGACCACCTCGCCCGCCCCGACGTGACCGACGGGCCGCCCTATGCGGCCGCGCAGAGCCTGTTCGACCTGGCGGCGATCCCGTCGATCCATCTCAAGCTGACGCCGCGGATCATGGGGGATTCCCGCAAGGGCGCGGCGACGCCGGAAACCTTCTTTCCGAAGCTGGTCCAGGAATTCGGCGCGGACCGGCTGGCCTGGGGATCGAACTTCCCGACATCGCCGGGCACGCTGGCCGAGATCAGGAAGACCGCCGAGGAGCGCCTGTCGTCGCTGAGCGAAGCCGACCGCGCGACGATCTTCGGGCGGACGGCGCAGCGGCTCTACCCTGCTTTGACCGACTGA
- the lldD gene encoding FMN-dependent L-lactate dehydrogenase LldD has translation MILSPIISSPSDYREAARRRLPPFLFHYADGGAYAERTLRRNVEDLAEIALRQRVLQNMSDLSLETRVLGQDLSMPVVLAPVGLTGMFARRGEVQAARAAEAKGIPFTLSTVSVCDIEEVSAAVTKPIWFQLYVLRDRGFMRNALERAKAAGITTLVFTVDMPTPGARYRDAHSGMSGPNAPFRRMIQAMTHPLWAWDVGLKGKPHDLGNVSRYRGQATGLADYIGWLGANFDPSISWKDLEWIRDFWEGPMVIKGILDPEDARDAVSFGADGIVVSNHGGRQLDGVLSSARALPAIAAAVKGKLSILADSGFRNGLDVVRALAMGADAVMLGRAFVYALATGGEAAVLNLLNLIDKEMRVAMTLTGAARVTDLNESFLERGPVTTAGERQGALS, from the coding sequence GTGATCCTTTCCCCCATCATCTCCTCCCCCTCCGATTACCGCGAGGCCGCCCGGCGCCGCCTGCCGCCCTTCCTGTTCCACTACGCCGACGGCGGCGCCTATGCGGAGCGCACGTTGCGCCGCAATGTCGAGGATCTAGCCGAGATCGCGCTGCGGCAGCGCGTGCTGCAGAACATGTCCGACCTGAGCCTGGAAACGCGCGTGCTGGGGCAGGACCTGTCGATGCCCGTGGTGCTGGCGCCGGTCGGGCTGACCGGCATGTTCGCCCGGCGCGGCGAGGTGCAGGCGGCGCGCGCGGCCGAGGCCAAGGGCATCCCCTTCACCCTCTCCACCGTCTCGGTCTGCGACATCGAGGAGGTGAGCGCGGCGGTCACGAAGCCGATCTGGTTCCAGCTCTACGTGCTGCGCGACCGCGGCTTCATGCGCAACGCGCTGGAGCGGGCCAAGGCGGCCGGGATCACGACCCTGGTCTTCACCGTGGACATGCCGACCCCCGGCGCGCGCTACCGCGACGCCCATTCGGGCATGAGCGGGCCGAACGCCCCCTTCCGCCGCATGATCCAGGCGATGACACACCCCCTCTGGGCCTGGGATGTCGGGTTGAAGGGCAAGCCGCACGACCTGGGCAACGTGTCCCGCTATCGCGGCCAGGCGACCGGGCTCGCGGACTATATCGGCTGGCTCGGCGCCAATTTCGATCCGTCGATCTCCTGGAAGGACCTGGAATGGATCCGCGACTTCTGGGAGGGGCCGATGGTCATCAAGGGCATCCTCGACCCCGAGGATGCGCGTGACGCGGTAAGCTTCGGCGCGGATGGCATCGTCGTGTCGAACCATGGCGGCCGGCAGCTCGACGGCGTGCTCTCCAGCGCACGGGCCCTGCCCGCCATCGCCGCGGCGGTGAAGGGGAAGCTCTCCATCCTGGCGGATTCCGGCTTCCGCAACGGGCTGGACGTGGTCCGGGCGCTGGCCATGGGGGCCGATGCGGTGATGCTCGGCCGGGCCTTCGTCTATGCCCTGGCCACGGGGGGCGAGGCGGCGGTGCTGAACCTGCTGAACCTGATCGACAAGGAGATGCGGGTGGCCATGACCCTGACCGGCGCGGCACGCGTCACCGATCTGAACGAGAGCTTCCTGGAGCGCGGCCCCGTGACGACCGCGGGGGAACGGCAGGGCGCGCTTTCGTAG
- a CDS encoding amidohydrolase family protein, producing MIIDCHGHFTTVPKSFRDWRARQVETADDPLNAPDRRDAILSDDQIREAIEGGQLRLQKERGSDLTLFSPIAGLMSHHLGNERTSLEWAEVSNNNVKRVTELFPENFAPVCQLPQSPGAPPANSVPELRRCVEEMGFVGCNINPDPTGGYWTGKPFTDREWYPLFEAMCELDVPGMVHVAASCNPNFHGTGAHYLNADTSVFMQILQSNLFKDFPTLRLVIPHGGGAVPYHWGRYRGMSLEMMERPLEGLLDNIFFDTCVYHKPGVALLTEVIPADNVLFGSEMIGAVRGKDPCTGHHFDDTKRYVDGLALSEEDKRKIFEGNARRVYPRLDALLKAQGR from the coding sequence ATGATCATCGATTGCCACGGCCATTTCACCACCGTGCCCAAGTCCTTCCGCGACTGGCGCGCCCGGCAGGTGGAAACCGCCGACGACCCGCTGAACGCGCCGGACAGGCGCGACGCCATCCTCTCGGACGACCAGATCCGGGAGGCGATCGAGGGCGGTCAGCTCAGGCTGCAGAAGGAGCGCGGCAGCGACCTGACGCTCTTCTCGCCGATCGCGGGACTGATGAGCCACCACCTGGGCAACGAGCGCACCAGCCTGGAATGGGCGGAGGTGTCCAACAACAACGTGAAGCGGGTGACCGAGCTGTTTCCGGAAAACTTCGCGCCGGTCTGCCAGTTGCCGCAGTCCCCCGGCGCGCCGCCCGCCAACAGCGTGCCCGAGTTGCGCCGCTGCGTCGAGGAGATGGGCTTCGTCGGCTGCAACATCAATCCGGACCCGACCGGCGGCTACTGGACCGGCAAGCCCTTCACCGACCGCGAATGGTACCCGCTGTTCGAGGCGATGTGCGAGCTCGACGTGCCCGGGATGGTGCATGTCGCCGCCTCCTGCAACCCGAACTTCCATGGCACCGGCGCGCATTACCTCAATGCCGACACCTCCGTGTTCATGCAGATCCTGCAGTCCAACCTGTTCAAGGACTTCCCGACGCTGCGGCTGGTCATCCCGCATGGCGGCGGCGCCGTGCCCTATCACTGGGGGCGGTATCGCGGCATGTCGCTGGAGATGATGGAGCGTCCGCTCGAAGGGCTGCTCGACAACATCTTCTTCGACACCTGCGTGTACCACAAGCCGGGCGTCGCCCTGCTGACCGAGGTCATCCCGGCCGACAACGTCCTGTTCGGTTCGGAGATGATCGGCGCGGTGCGCGGCAAGGACCCCTGCACCGGCCACCATTTCGACGACACCAAGCGCTATGTCGACGGGCTGGCGCTGAGCGAAGAGGACAAGCGGAAGATCTTCGAGGGCAATGCGCGCCGTGTCTATCCGCGGCTCGACGCCCTGCTCAAGGCACAGGGCCGCTGA
- a CDS encoding LysR family transcriptional regulator, translating to MPGQPAETPAAALSFRQLRLFEAIGDFRSVRRASEGCGLSQPAVTQALAKLEEQIGAVLVDRRASGSYLNELGEIFHARVKRFFDQTERAVIATGAAAAASARPIVNRLTRSQVRTLIGAIEHGSFEAAARGLGISSASVQRAARDLEGSLRVSLFYRTAAGMLVSPVGARFGQQMKLAMQEIEMGIDELEAARGGVSRQIVIGAMPFGGSVLLASALDDFLRAHPQADIKIVSDSTAEMAKNLRAGDVDLVVGLLPEMHNEELTSEAFAETPYLVVVRQGHPLTAKDRITIEDLVACDWIIGTPGSSRRRCFERMFAGRQGPQAQIATCATPVIRRLLERSDRVTLMTTYELQYADSRLRALPFEPAGQAPSIGITMRSNWLPTRLHADFIALVRSHVHTVNGRRHLRVVG from the coding sequence ATGCCGGGCCAGCCTGCCGAAACACCCGCTGCCGCGCTTAGCTTCCGCCAGTTGCGCCTGTTCGAGGCCATCGGCGATTTCAGGAGCGTCCGCCGCGCCTCGGAGGGATGCGGCCTGTCACAGCCCGCCGTGACCCAGGCGCTCGCGAAGCTCGAGGAACAGATCGGCGCGGTGCTGGTCGATCGCCGGGCGAGTGGCAGCTACCTCAACGAACTCGGTGAGATCTTCCACGCCCGCGTGAAGCGCTTCTTCGATCAGACGGAGCGCGCCGTCATCGCCACCGGCGCGGCGGCGGCGGCCTCTGCGCGGCCGATCGTCAACCGCCTGACCCGGTCGCAGGTGCGGACGCTGATCGGGGCGATCGAGCATGGCTCCTTCGAGGCGGCGGCCAGGGGGCTCGGCATTTCCTCCGCCTCGGTCCAGCGTGCCGCGCGGGACCTGGAGGGGAGCCTCCGCGTCTCCCTGTTCTACCGCACCGCGGCGGGCATGCTCGTCAGCCCGGTCGGCGCCCGCTTCGGCCAGCAGATGAAGCTGGCCATGCAGGAGATCGAGATGGGCATCGACGAGCTGGAGGCGGCCCGGGGCGGCGTCAGCCGCCAGATCGTGATCGGCGCGATGCCGTTCGGCGGAAGCGTCCTCCTCGCCTCCGCGCTCGACGATTTCCTGCGGGCGCATCCGCAGGCGGATATCAAGATCGTCAGCGACAGCACGGCGGAGATGGCGAAGAACCTGCGCGCCGGCGATGTCGATCTCGTGGTCGGCCTGCTGCCTGAGATGCATAACGAGGAGCTGACGAGCGAGGCCTTCGCCGAGACGCCCTATCTGGTCGTGGTCCGGCAAGGCCATCCGCTGACGGCGAAGGACCGCATCACGATCGAGGATCTGGTCGCCTGCGACTGGATCATCGGCACCCCCGGATCGAGCCGCAGGCGCTGCTTCGAGCGGATGTTCGCCGGCCGCCAGGGCCCGCAGGCGCAGATCGCCACCTGCGCGACGCCCGTGATCCGGCGGCTGCTGGAGCGCAGCGACCGCGTGACGCTGATGACGACCTACGAGCTGCAATACGCCGATAGCCGCCTGCGGGCCTTGCCTTTCGAGCCGGCCGGGCAGGCGCCGTCGATCGGCATCACCATGCGCTCGAACTGGCTGCCCACCCGGCTGCATGCCGATTTCATCGCGCTCGTCCGCAGCCATGTCCACACGGTGAACGGGCGCCGTCACCTGCGGGTGGTGGGATGA
- a CDS encoding FCD domain-containing protein yields MDQATTSPAGGERLASQLATMLRKRIVAGDFGVGDRLPAERALAGAFGVSRSSVREAIQMLASQGLLSSRQGGGTFVRALPGAQKDSQRDPAGNPLGGSWGRQAIVEPLEQLFRDNPDYRYDVLEIRLSLEGAAAAHAARRATEEDRGRLRECFEATLRDDAEATPAVLARVDAAFHLAIAEASHNLVLQQVIRGMFDLLAASTSQSLEKLYLVPRVSEALAGQHRLLMQAVLDGDPDRARAASDAHIDFVRLTLKAIDEDEARLARSNPPRSTLSGRSGADRKTDP; encoded by the coding sequence ATGGACCAGGCCACGACATCCCCCGCCGGCGGCGAACGGCTCGCCTCGCAGCTCGCCACGATGCTGCGGAAGCGGATCGTGGCGGGGGATTTCGGGGTCGGCGACCGCCTGCCGGCCGAACGCGCGCTGGCCGGCGCGTTCGGCGTCTCCCGCTCCTCGGTGCGGGAAGCGATCCAGATGCTCGCCAGCCAGGGCCTGCTGTCGAGCCGGCAGGGCGGCGGCACCTTTGTCCGGGCGCTGCCGGGTGCCCAGAAGGACTCCCAGAGGGACCCTGCGGGGAACCCCCTGGGAGGCTCCTGGGGCCGGCAGGCCATCGTGGAGCCGCTGGAGCAGCTGTTCCGCGACAACCCTGACTACCGCTACGACGTGCTGGAGATCCGCCTCTCGCTGGAAGGCGCGGCCGCCGCCCATGCCGCGCGCCGGGCCACGGAGGAGGATCGCGGGCGGCTGCGCGAGTGCTTCGAGGCCACGCTGCGGGACGATGCGGAGGCGACGCCGGCCGTGCTGGCACGGGTGGACGCCGCCTTCCACCTCGCCATCGCCGAGGCGTCGCACAACCTCGTGCTGCAGCAGGTCATCCGCGGCATGTTCGACCTGCTGGCGGCCAGCACCTCGCAGAGCCTGGAGAAGCTCTATCTCGTGCCACGGGTCTCCGAGGCCCTGGCGGGGCAGCACCGGCTGCTGATGCAGGCGGTGCTCGACGGCGATCCCGACAGGGCGCGCGCCGCCTCGGATGCCCATATCGACTTCGTGCGCCTCACCCTGAAGGCGATCGACGAGGACGAGGCCCGCCTCGCCCGTTCCAACCCGCCCCGTTCCACCCTGTCCGGGCGAAGCGGCGCTGACCGGAAGACAGACCCGTGA